TCTATAGGCTACTTGCGAACATTCTGAGCATTTAACCCACAAACCATCTCCCTCGTCAGTATCTTGCGAAACTTTCCCAACAAATTGATCTTTACGCTTTGCTGCAAACCAGTCGATTAATGACACAACGTTACCTGTTTTTCTTATTTAAATCTAAGTAAGGTACTTTTATCAAGAAAGATATATAAAAATTTGAGATTTTGTAGATTAGAAACTCCTTTAAGTTTAAAAAAAAATAAGGATTTGAGTTGATTATCGAAAATTAATCATCCTTTGTTTTTCTCCTCAATCATTTTATGAATTATTGGAGTAAGAATAAGTTCCATTGCGAAACCCATTTTCCCACCATTTACAACGATGCTTGTTGGACTTGACATAAATGAATCGTGAATCATTCCAAGCAAGTACTGAAAATCAATTCCCCATTTCTCTCTTGCCCCTTTTCTGAAATGTATGATCACAAAGCTTTCATCAGGAGTTGGAATATTCCTGCATATGAAAGGATTGGAAGTGTCAATTGTGGGAATTCTTTGGAAATTTATATCGGTTTTACTGAATTGTGGACAAATATGATTTATATAATCAGGCATTCTTCTCAATATAGTATCAACAATGGTTTCAGCGGAGTAACCTCTTTCTGCATTATCTCTATGGATTTTTTGAATCCACTCTAAATTTGTTATCGGAACAACTCCAACAAGCAAATCAGCATAAGATGCCACATTGTATCCATCACCTTCTACTCCGCCATGTAAACCTTCATAAAAAAGTACGTCTGTTCCCTCAGGAATATCTTCCCATGGAGTAAATTGCCCTGGTTCTAGGGATGTACCAAGTCTTGTATTATGTTCTTCCGCTTCTTCCGGACTATGTAAATAATATCTTTTCTTCCCTCCTCCAGTTTCACCATAGATTTTAAAAAGTTCTTCTAGCTTGTCAAAAAGATTAGCCTCTGGACCGAAGTGAGAAAAATTTTCACCTTTTGAAAGAGCCTCTGCCATAGCTTTTTTCATAGGCATTCTTTCAAACCTATGGTAACTATCACCTTCTACAACTGCGGGAACAATATCTTCTCTGGCAAAAATATGCTCAAAGGCTCTTTTTACTGTACTTGTTCCTGCTCCTGAAGATCCTGTTACAGCGACTACTGGATGACGTTTTGACATTTTTTAAAAACAATATCTAATGATTCTGACAGGTCATATGCCATCTTTATGTTCAACTTAAAAATATTTTTTTATTTATTAATTTTTTTAAATTTCATCTATTATTTTATCTCCGATTTCACTGCAAGATAATACTTCGGAAGATCCATCACCTAAATCTGCTGTTCTAAATCCTTTTGATAAAACTTTATCAATAGCAGTTTCTAAATTTTCTGAGGCTTCTTCTTCATTTAATCCAATTTTTAACATCATTGAAGCGGATAAAAGCATTGCAATAGGATTTGCTATGTTCTTACCAGCTATATCCGGAGCTGAACCATGAACAGGTTCAAAAACTCCTGGCCCATTATTGTTTAGAGATGCAGATGGAAGCATACCAATAGAACCAGTTAACATTGCGGCTAAATCGCTTAAAATATCGCCAAATAAATTACTTGTTAAAATCACATCAAATTGACCGGGATCTCTGACTAATTGCATTGCTGCATTATCAACGTACATATTGCATAAAGATATATTTTTATCTTTTGAGGTGATATTTAAAACTGTATCTCTCCACAATTGACTAACCTCCAGAACGTTTGATTTATCCACAGAACATATTTTTTTATTTCTTTGGTTAGCAATTTTTATTGCTATTTCAGTTATTCTTTCTATTTCGGCCGAATCATAAACCATCGTGTTGAAAGCTTTTGGGATTTTTGTATTTGTTATATGTCCTCTTGGGTTTCCGAAATAAATACCGCCTATTAATTCTCTTACAACAATCAGATCTACATTCTCAACGATTTCTTTTTTTAATGTACTTGCATCTATAAGAGATTTTCTTATTTTGACAGGTCTGATATTTGCGAAAAGGTTTAGGGCCGATCTTAACTTAAGTAAACCACTTTCTGGTCTTAATTCTCTTGCAAGGGAGTCATATTTAATATCTCCAACACAAGCTAAAAGTACTGCATCACTTTTCTTGCATTGATCTAGCGTTTCATCTGGAGCAGGATCCCCATATTTTTCATAAGCTATCCCTCCAAATAAATTTTCAATGATCTCAATATCGAAATTATGTTTTTTTGAAAGCTTTATTAAAACTTTTTTTGAAACTTCTGAAATCTCTGGTCCAATTCCGTCACCTGACAATAAAACAATCTTATATTTCTTCATTTAAATTTTTGTTTAATAGAACAATAAATTATTGTTTGTATAATTGTCTAAGTTTTTTTGCTAATTCGGGTAATTTTTTAAAAATACTTGAACTCCTTAGCCATGATTTATTATCCATCGCGGGGAAACCACTAATTACCTTGCCATCATCTATGTCACAATGGATCCCGCATTTTGAACTCGCTATGACATTATTTCCAACTTTTACTCTATTATTTACTCCTACTTGTCCGGCTAAAATAACCCCATCTCCAATTTTTGCTCCCCCAGCGATACCAACTTGAGCAGCAAATGCACAATTCTTGCCAATTTTAACTCCATGGCCTATTTGTACTAAATTATCCAACTTTGTTCCTTCATCAATAAAAGTAACCCCCACTGCTGGTCTATCAATGCAACAATTCGTTCCAATTTCTACAAAACTCATTATTTTTACACTACCTTTTTGAGGCATCTTTACCCATTTGCCATCTTTAGGAATAAAACCAAATCCCTCTGATCCAATAACCGAATTTGAATTAATTACACAATTATTTTTTAGAGTGGTGTTTTCGTAAATTACACAATTTGGATGAATTATATTATTATCTCCTATTCGAACATTGCCTAAAATTGATGATCCAGGGAAAATATGATTATTGTCACCAATTACAGTATTTTCTCCTATGTAAACATTAGGTCCAATATGGCAATCTGCTCCAATTATTGCTGTTTTATCTATAACGGCTGAAGCATGAATTCCTGGTTTAAAGTTGCAAGTTTTATATAAATAATTCAGTACTTCTGCAAATGCAATTCTTGGATTTTTAACTATTATGTTTGAAATATTTAGTTTATTTAGAGCACTAACTATTTCATTATTGTTGGAAGTTATTATTGCTGATGCTTTGGTTTGATCTAATTTTTCTTTAAGGATATTATTTTCTTCTAAAAAAGATATTTGATAATTACTTGCTTCATCTAAAGAAGCAGCATCCTCTATATTTAAATCTTTAACAATATTGGCACTAATGAAATTTGAATTTCCTTTTTTAATTAGATCAACTAAGTCACTTAAAAGCATTTGTTCAGGTTTGATTTTTTTCTAAGAGAGAGCTAGAACATCTCTGTGAACTACAATTATCGAGGAGTTGTTATTTTCTGTGTTATTTAAGATAATTCTTAATTTGTCGCTACTTATAGATACTAAACCTTTTGCAACTTCTTTATCATCAGTATTTACGATTTTAACTGCTTGATTAACCGTAAAGTTTCCCTCTACATTTTTAACACCAACCGCTAAAAGTGAGGCACCTTTTCTTTTAATTGCCAAAAAAGCTCCATCATCTAAAGTGATTTTTCCTACTGTATGAATTGCATGAGAAAGCCAACTTTTCTTATTTCCTATAGGTTTTTCAACTGGATAAAATAAAGT
The window above is part of the Prochlorococcus marinus CUG1415 genome. Proteins encoded here:
- a CDS encoding phosphoribulokinase, producing MSKRHPVVAVTGSSGAGTSTVKRAFEHIFAREDIVPAVVEGDSYHRFERMPMKKAMAEALSKGENFSHFGPEANLFDKLEELFKIYGETGGGKKRYYLHSPEEAEEHNTRLGTSLEPGQFTPWEDIPEGTDVLFYEGLHGGVEGDGYNVASYADLLVGVVPITNLEWIQKIHRDNAERGYSAETIVDTILRRMPDYINHICPQFSKTDINFQRIPTIDTSNPFICRNIPTPDESFVIIHFRKGAREKWGIDFQYLLGMIHDSFMSSPTSIVVNGGKMGFAMELILTPIIHKMIEEKNKG
- the leuB gene encoding 3-isopropylmalate dehydrogenase encodes the protein MKKYKIVLLSGDGIGPEISEVSKKVLIKLSKKHNFDIEIIENLFGGIAYEKYGDPAPDETLDQCKKSDAVLLACVGDIKYDSLARELRPESGLLKLRSALNLFANIRPVKIRKSLIDASTLKKEIVENVDLIVVRELIGGIYFGNPRGHITNTKIPKAFNTMVYDSAEIERITEIAIKIANQRNKKICSVDKSNVLEVSQLWRDTVLNITSKDKNISLCNMYVDNAAMQLVRDPGQFDVILTSNLFGDILSDLAAMLTGSIGMLPSASLNNNGPGVFEPVHGSAPDIAGKNIANPIAMLLSASMMLKIGLNEEEASENLETAIDKVLSKGFRTADLGDGSSEVLSCSEIGDKIIDEI
- the lpxD gene encoding UDP-3-O-(3-hydroxymyristoyl)glucosamine N-acyltransferase, which translates into the protein MLLSDLVDLIKKGNSNFISANIVKDLNIEDAASLDEASNYQISFLEENNILKEKLDQTKASAIITSNNNEIVSALNKLNISNIIVKNPRIAFAEVLNYLYKTCNFKPGIHASAVIDKTAIIGADCHIGPNVYIGENTVIGDNNHIFPGSSILGNVRIGDNNIIHPNCVIYENTTLKNNCVINSNSVIGSEGFGFIPKDGKWVKMPQKGSVKIMSFVEIGTNCCIDRPAVGVTFIDEGTKLDNLVQIGHGVKIGKNCAFAAQVGIAGGAKIGDGVILAGQVGVNNRVKVGNNVIASSKCGIHCDIDDGKVISGFPAMDNKSWLRSSSIFKKLPELAKKLRQLYKQ